The following coding sequences are from one Ovis canadensis isolate MfBH-ARS-UI-01 breed Bighorn chromosome 7, ARS-UI_OviCan_v2, whole genome shotgun sequence window:
- the DLL4 gene encoding delta-like protein 4 — protein MAVASRRASGWALLLLVALWQQPAAGSGVFQLQLQEFANERGVLASGRPCEPGCRTFFRVCLKHFQAVVSPGPCTFGSVSTPVLGTNSFAVGDDSSGGGRNPLQLPFNFTWPGTFSLIIEAWHAPGDDLRPEALPPDALISKIAIQGSLAVGQNWLLDEQTSPLTRLRYSYRVICSDNYYGDSCSRLCKKRNDHFGHYVCQPDGSLSCLPGWTGEYCEQPICLSGCHEQNGYCSKPAECICRPGWQGRLCNECIPHNGCRHGTCSTPWQCTCDEGWGGLFCDQDLNYCTHHSPCKNGATCSNSGQRSYTCTCRPGYTGVDCELELSECDSNPCRNGGSCKDQEDGYHCLCPPGYYGLHCEHSTLSCADSPCFNGGSCRERNQGTSYACECPPNFTGSNCEKKVDRCTSNPCANGGQCLNRGPNRMCRCRPGFTGAHCEISISDCARSPCVHGGTCHDLENGFVCTCPAGFSGRRCEVRMPAEACASGPCFNGATCYTGLPPDNFVCNCPYGYVGSRCEFPMSMPPSFPWVAVSLGVGLVVVLVLLCMVVVAVRQLRLRRPDGGSREAMNNLSDFQKDNLIPTAQLKNTNQKKELEVDCGLDKSNCGKQQNHTLDYNLAPGLLGRGILPGKYSHSDKSLGEKAPLRIHSEKPECRISAICSPRDSMYQSVCLISEERNECVIATEV, from the exons ATGGCAGTCGCGTCCCGTCGCGCCTCGGGCTGGGCGCTACTGCTGCTGGTGGCACTTTGGCAGCAG CCCGCGGCCGGCTCCGGAGTCTTCCAGTTGCAGCTGCAGGAGTTTGCCAACGAGCGCGGCGTACTAGCCAGCGGGCGGCCGTGCGAACCTGGCTGCCGAACCTTCTTCCGCGTCTGCCTTAAGCACTTCCAGGCAGTCGTCTCTCCCGGGCCCTGCACCTTCGGCAGCGTCTCCACGCCTGTGCTGGGCACCAACTCCTTCGCTGTCGGAGACGACAGTAGCGGCGGGGGACGCAACCCTCTGCAACTACCCTTCAATTTCACCTGGCCG GGTACCTTCTCACTCATTATTGAAGCTTGGCACGCACCAGGAGATGACCTGCGGCCAG AGGCCTTGCCACCAGACGCGCTCATCAGCAAGATCGCCATCCAGGGCTCGCTAGCTGTGGGCCAGAACTGGTTACTGGATGAGCAGACCAGCCCTCTCACAAGGCTGCGCTACTCTTACCGGGTCATCTGCAGTGACAACTACTATGGGGACAGCTGCTCGCGTCTATGCAAGAAGCGCAATGACCACTTCGGCCACTACGTGTGTCAGCCAGATGGCAGCCTGTCTTGCCTGCCCGGCTGGACGGGGGAGTACTGCGAACAGC ctatctgTCTTTCTGGCTGTCATGAACAGAATGGCTACTGCAGCAAGCCTGCAGAGTGCAT CTGCCGCCCGGGCTGGCAGGGCCGCCTGTGCAACGAATGCATCCCCCACAATGGCTGTCGCCATGGCACCTGCAGCACCCCCTGGCAATGCACTTGTGATGAGGGCTGGGGAGGCCTGTTCTGTGACCAAG ATCTCAACTACTGCACCCACCATTCCCCATGCAAGAATGGGGCAACATGCTCCAACAGTGGGCAGCGGAGCTATACCTGCACCTGTCGCCCAGGCTACACTGGCGTAGACTGCGAGCTGGAGCTCAGCGAGTGTGATAGCAACCCCTGTCGCAACGGAGGCAGCTGTAAG GACCAGGAGGACGGCTACCACTGCCTGTGTCCGCCAGGCTACTATGGCCTGCATTGCGAACACAGCACCTTGAGTTGTGCTGACTCCCCGTGCTTCAACGGCGGCTCCTGTCGGGAGCGCAACCAGGGGACCAGCTACGCCTGTGAATGCCCCCCCAACTTCACTGGCTCCAACTGTGAGAAGAAAGTGGACAGGTGTACCAGCAACCCATGTGCCAATG GGGGCCAGTGCCTGAACCGAGGTCCGAACCGCATGTGCCGCTGCCGTCCTGGATTCACTGGCGCCCACTGTGAGATCAGCATCAGCGACTGTGCCCGCAGCCCTTGTGTCCATGGTGGCACATGCCACGACCTGGAGAATGGGTTCGTGTGCACCTGTCCAGCCGGCTTCTCTGGCCGGCGCTGCGAGGTGCGGATgcctgctgaagcctgtgcctCGGGACCCTGCTTCAATGGGGCCACGTGCTACACCGGCCTCCCTCCTGACAACTTCGTCTGCAACTGCCCCTATGGCTACGTGGGCAGCCGCTGCGAGTTCCCCATGAGCATGCCCCCCAGCTTCCCCTGGGTGGCCGTGTCCCTGGGCGTGGGGCTGGTGGTGGTGCTCGTGTTACTGTGCATGGTAGTGGTGGCGGTGCGGCAGCTGCGGCTCAGGCGGCCCGACGGCGGCAGCAGGGAGGCCATGAACAATCTGTCGGACTTCCAAAAGGACAACCTGATCCCCACTGCCCAGCTCAAGAACACAAACCAGAAGAAGGAGCTGGAAGTAGACTGTGGCCTGGACAAGTCCAACTGTGGCAAACAGCAGAACCACACATTGGACTATAATCTGgccccagggctcctggggcGGGGGATCCTGCCCGGGAAGTATTCCCACAGCGATAAGAGCTTAGGGGAGAAGGCGCCACTGCGGATACACAG TGAAAAGCCAGAGTGTCGGATATCAGCCATATGCTCCCCCAGGGACTCCATGTACCAGTCTGTGTGTTTGATATCAGAAGAGAGGAATGAATGTGTCATTGCCACAGAG GTATAA